Proteins encoded by one window of Lactobacillus sp. ESL0684:
- a CDS encoding TetM/TetW/TetO/TetS family tetracycline resistance ribosomal protection protein: MKKVVIGILANVDAGKTSLAEAMLYQSGAIRHLGRVDKQDAFLDPDQLERQRGITIFSHQANLEYQTTQLTLLDTPGHIDFASQTEAVLSVLDYAILVVSATSGVQSYTRKIWQLLHHYQVPTFIFVNKMDVANQEISCLMSQLQENLSTNCISFADKTNLSAEAYEELALQDEQLLSEYLTKGKLTTETIQVLIQQRKVFPCFFGSALKLTGISKFLTGLNDWTAEYHSEETEFSARVFKISHNQKGERLTWLRVFAGKLQPRQPLGSEQKVSELRVYQGDKYQGVDRITAGAVCTIPGLKNTYVGQGLGKLSDSVQPELKPVLTYEVATGEYDPLICLEALRELEDEDQQLHVLWNRHQQKLSIRIMGKVQLEILQQLLADRYDLKLKFVEGKVLYQEAITQSVEGVGHFEPLRHYAEVHLLLEPGPLGSGLTFANNCPNDMLATNWQKQIMSDLTNKEHLGVLLGAPLTDVKLTLISGKYSNKHTVGGDFRQATWRAVRQGLMVLKKQGQCQLLEPWYQFSLTVNQEQVGRALNDLQLMNATFQLPKISGQQATQTIKGKAPVTKMQNYAQTLRSYTHGQGQLECSFAGYQPCQAAAPIIAQSNYQPTSDLDNTPDSVFCAKGAAVQVPWDEVADWMHLPYATR; this comes from the coding sequence ATGAAAAAGGTTGTAATCGGTATTTTGGCTAACGTTGATGCTGGAAAGACATCGCTTGCAGAAGCAATGCTTTATCAGTCTGGAGCTATTCGCCATTTAGGTCGAGTGGATAAGCAAGATGCTTTTTTAGATCCTGATCAACTAGAAAGACAACGTGGTATCACTATTTTTTCACACCAGGCTAATCTAGAATATCAAACAACGCAGCTGACTTTACTTGATACTCCAGGACATATTGATTTTGCTAGTCAAACAGAGGCAGTCTTGAGTGTGTTAGACTACGCGATTTTAGTAGTTTCAGCTACCTCTGGAGTGCAAAGTTATACACGTAAAATTTGGCAACTATTGCATCACTATCAAGTTCCTACTTTTATTTTTGTTAATAAAATGGATGTCGCTAATCAAGAAATTAGTTGTTTAATGAGTCAATTACAAGAAAATCTCTCTACTAATTGCATATCTTTTGCTGATAAAACTAATTTATCAGCTGAAGCATATGAAGAACTTGCTTTACAAGATGAACAATTGCTCAGCGAATACTTGACTAAGGGGAAGCTAACAACTGAAACAATTCAAGTACTTATTCAACAGCGAAAAGTATTTCCTTGCTTTTTTGGTTCAGCACTCAAATTAACAGGAATTAGTAAATTTTTAACAGGTTTGAATGATTGGACAGCAGAGTATCATTCTGAAGAAACGGAATTTAGTGCACGAGTCTTTAAAATCTCACATAATCAAAAAGGTGAGCGGTTAACATGGCTGAGAGTTTTTGCTGGTAAATTGCAGCCGCGGCAGCCTTTAGGTAGTGAGCAAAAGGTAAGTGAACTCCGAGTTTATCAAGGAGATAAGTATCAAGGAGTTGACAGAATTACAGCTGGAGCAGTTTGTACGATTCCGGGTTTAAAAAATACTTATGTAGGTCAAGGTTTAGGAAAACTTTCAGATAGTGTGCAGCCGGAGCTTAAACCAGTTCTAACCTATGAAGTTGCTACTGGAGAGTACGATCCGTTAATTTGTCTTGAAGCGCTACGAGAATTAGAAGATGAAGATCAGCAGTTGCATGTTCTTTGGAACCGGCACCAGCAGAAACTTAGTATTCGGATTATGGGTAAAGTGCAATTGGAAATTTTACAGCAATTACTAGCTGATAGATATGACTTAAAACTTAAATTTGTTGAAGGTAAGGTGCTTTATCAAGAGGCAATTACCCAATCAGTCGAGGGAGTAGGTCACTTTGAACCATTACGTCATTATGCAGAAGTTCACCTATTACTTGAACCAGGACCTCTTGGCAGTGGCCTGACCTTTGCCAATAACTGCCCCAATGATATGCTGGCAACAAATTGGCAAAAGCAGATTATGAGTGATTTGACAAATAAAGAACATCTGGGGGTGTTACTTGGGGCGCCATTGACTGATGTAAAGTTGACTTTGATTAGCGGGAAATATAGTAACAAACATACTGTTGGTGGTGATTTTCGGCAGGCCACGTGGCGAGCTGTTAGACAGGGACTAATGGTTTTAAAGAAGCAAGGACAGTGTCAGTTGCTTGAACCGTGGTATCAATTTAGTCTGACTGTAAATCAAGAGCAAGTAGGACGTGCCCTTAATGATTTGCAGTTAATGAATGCTACATTTCAATTGCCTAAAATAAGTGGTCAACAAGCAACGCAAACAATTAAGGGTAAGGCTCCAGTTACCAAAATGCAAAATTATGCCCAAACTTTGCGATCGTATACCCATGGTCAGGGACAATTAGAATGTAGCTTTGCGGGATATCAACCGTGTCAAGCTGCAGCACCAATTATTGCGCAAAGTAATTATCAGCCAACTAGTGATTTAGATAATACACCCGATTCGGTTTTTTGTGCTAAGGGAGCGGCTGTTCAAGTGCCTTGGGATGAAGTGGCTGATTGGATGCACTTACCATATGCAACAAGATGA
- a CDS encoding LysR family transcriptional regulator, protein MELRVLKYFLAIIQEHNISNAAKKLHLSQPAISRQIADLEKELGTTLFKRGTKVIELTPDGEYLANQATQILTLTSKTVANLGNNREIKGSIMIGCSEAPMITIIADTINKIKKIAPNITINLHSCDANEVQTKIQNGLFDFGFVLEPFNKINYNFLNLPGTTRWGILTRKDSALAQKSQIIVADLDLQPLIMPQRPDSRSLLNNWLGESEHNFQVIGNYNLLNNAAILAESGVGHVLCLDGIINTAQSNLVFIPLAPKILIHSILIWPKTASLSPAAELFLSQLKQILT, encoded by the coding sequence ATGGAACTTAGAGTATTGAAGTATTTTTTAGCAATAATCCAAGAACACAATATTTCGAATGCAGCCAAAAAATTACATCTTTCTCAACCAGCAATTTCACGACAAATTGCTGATTTGGAAAAAGAACTAGGCACTACATTATTCAAGCGTGGTACCAAAGTTATTGAATTAACACCTGACGGTGAATATTTGGCCAATCAAGCTACACAAATTCTTACTCTAACTAGTAAAACGGTTGCTAACCTAGGTAACAACCGTGAAATTAAAGGTAGTATTATGATTGGCTGTTCTGAGGCACCCATGATTACTATTATTGCTGATACAATTAATAAAATTAAAAAGATAGCACCTAACATTACTATTAATTTACATAGTTGCGATGCTAACGAAGTCCAGACTAAAATTCAAAATGGTCTGTTTGATTTTGGTTTTGTATTGGAACCATTTAATAAAATTAACTATAATTTTTTAAACTTGCCTGGAACAACTCGCTGGGGAATATTAACTAGAAAAGATTCAGCTTTAGCACAAAAAAGTCAGATCATAGTAGCCGACTTAGATTTGCAACCACTTATCATGCCACAAAGACCAGATAGTCGCAGCCTATTAAACAATTGGTTAGGCGAAAGTGAGCACAATTTTCAGGTTATTGGCAATTATAATCTACTTAATAACGCCGCAATATTGGCTGAAAGTGGCGTGGGTCATGTACTTTGTTTAGATGGTATTATCAATACAGCACAATCAAACCTAGTTTTCATTCCATTAGCGCCAAAAATACTCATTCACTCAATCTTAATCTGGCCAAAAACTGCGTCCTTGTCACCAGCTGCGGAGCTCTTTTTGAGCCAGTTAAAACAAATCCTAACTTAA
- a CDS encoding aldo/keto reductase encodes MEYINLGQTNIKISKVCVGGMSFGQAGTMHDWTLDEEKTAEVVAHALSLGINFFDTANSYSAGTGEEYLGKALKRNIARDKVILASKVYFNPGHLSKPAITREIDGTLKRLGTDYLDLYIIHRFDYETPIEETMSALNDLVKAGKVRAIGASAMYGYQFYNMQLVAREHGWAQFSAMENHYNLLYREDEHELMPICKQQNVTLMPYSPLAAGRLARPNWDTDTLRSQTDQVAKGKYDHTKQFDMQITSRVAELAKKYQVKMSQIALSWLWSKGVGAPIIGATKANHFDDANQALKVKLTKADLSYLEQPYVPHRIVGAISQNPPDGTILLDKN; translated from the coding sequence ATGGAATATATAAATTTAGGCCAGACAAATATAAAAATATCAAAAGTATGTGTTGGTGGGATGAGTTTTGGCCAAGCCGGTACTATGCATGATTGGACTCTGGATGAAGAAAAAACTGCAGAAGTAGTTGCTCATGCGTTATCTTTGGGAATCAACTTTTTTGACACTGCTAATAGTTATTCTGCAGGTACTGGTGAAGAATACTTGGGTAAAGCACTTAAACGCAATATTGCTAGAGATAAGGTAATCTTGGCTTCAAAAGTTTATTTTAATCCAGGACATTTATCAAAACCTGCAATTACCAGAGAAATTGATGGTACACTTAAACGTTTAGGTACTGATTATTTAGACTTATATATTATTCATCGCTTTGACTATGAAACGCCAATTGAAGAAACTATGTCGGCTTTAAATGATTTAGTTAAAGCGGGGAAAGTGCGTGCGATAGGCGCATCAGCCATGTATGGTTATCAATTTTACAATATGCAGTTGGTAGCGCGTGAGCATGGTTGGGCACAATTTTCGGCAATGGAAAATCATTACAATTTGTTATATCGTGAGGATGAGCATGAATTGATGCCAATTTGTAAGCAGCAAAATGTTACTTTGATGCCATATAGCCCTCTTGCAGCCGGTCGTTTAGCACGTCCTAACTGGGATACAGATACTTTGCGTAGTCAGACTGATCAGGTTGCCAAAGGGAAATACGATCATACTAAACAGTTTGATATGCAAATTACCAGTAGGGTAGCTGAATTAGCTAAAAAATACCAAGTTAAGATGTCGCAGATTGCTTTATCCTGGTTATGGTCCAAGGGTGTAGGAGCACCAATTATTGGTGCAACGAAGGCAAATCATTTTGATGATGCTAATCAGGCATTAAAAGTTAAATTGACTAAAGCTGACCTTTCGTATCTTGAGCAACCATATGTACCACATAGAATTGTTGGCGCAATAAGTCAAAACCCGCCAGATGGTACAATATTGCTAGACAAAAATTAA
- a CDS encoding histidine phosphatase family protein, whose product MKELYLMRHGQTLFNQLHRIQGVSDSPLTKQGIADAKEVGQYFRKNNISFDHAYASTQERACDTLENITSQPYQRLKGIKEWNFGVFEGQSEQLNPQDDSQRHSYGDFFLQFGGESDLQVQERMNATLTDIMNQPDHQRVLAVSHGGACFMFLQKWLPYADIKKRVKNFHNCCILKFTYDQEKFEFIESINVKELI is encoded by the coding sequence ATGAAAGAACTATATTTAATGCGTCACGGGCAAACATTATTCAATCAATTACACCGGATTCAAGGGGTATCAGACTCACCATTGACTAAACAAGGAATAGCAGATGCTAAAGAAGTAGGACAATACTTTCGGAAAAATAATATCAGTTTTGATCATGCCTATGCCTCAACGCAAGAGCGAGCTTGTGACACGCTTGAGAATATTACTAGCCAACCTTACCAAAGGTTAAAAGGGATCAAGGAGTGGAACTTTGGCGTTTTTGAAGGCCAAAGTGAACAATTAAATCCTCAAGATGATAGTCAGCGTCATTCTTATGGTGACTTTTTTCTGCAATTTGGTGGCGAGTCAGATTTGCAAGTGCAAGAGCGGATGAACGCAACCTTGACAGATATCATGAATCAGCCAGATCATCAGCGGGTTTTAGCAGTCAGCCACGGCGGCGCTTGTTTTATGTTTTTGCAAAAATGGTTACCATATGCCGATATTAAAAAGCGAGTTAAGAATTTCCACAATTGTTGTATTCTGAAATTTACTTATGATCAGGAAAAATTTGAATTTATTGAATCAATTAATGTCAAAGAACTTATTTAA
- a CDS encoding DJ-1 family glyoxalase III, with product MTKIAVVFANGCEEVEGLSQVDVFRRLGITTDMVGLTSTEIIGDHQIELTCNQVIGSDLLDYDVVVFPGGKQGAENLRASQELGDIMVSRQAANKWNAAMCAAPIAFAHYGLLNNADYTCYPGFDKQTKKEAPSGHFKTTITVTDYQNKIITSRGPATAWAFAYAIAEAVGVSTKDLKEGMLYNYLADNIKDSL from the coding sequence ATGACAAAAATTGCGGTTGTTTTTGCAAATGGTTGTGAAGAAGTAGAAGGTCTCAGTCAAGTCGATGTCTTTCGCAGATTAGGAATTACTACAGATATGGTAGGTTTGACTAGTACAGAAATTATTGGCGACCACCAGATCGAATTAACCTGTAACCAAGTTATCGGGTCAGACCTGCTTGATTATGACGTGGTCGTTTTTCCTGGTGGCAAGCAAGGTGCAGAGAATTTGCGTGCTAGTCAAGAACTTGGCGATATCATGGTTAGCCGTCAAGCTGCTAATAAGTGGAATGCTGCTATGTGTGCGGCACCAATTGCGTTTGCACATTATGGTTTACTAAATAATGCTGATTATACTTGCTATCCTGGTTTTGATAAGCAAACTAAAAAAGAGGCTCCTAGCGGTCATTTTAAAACTACGATAACCGTCACTGATTACCAAAATAAAATCATTACTAGCCGTGGTCCAGCTACTGCCTGGGCCTTTGCATATGCGATTGCTGAAGCTGTTGGTGTTTCAACTAAGGATTTAAAAGAAGGCATGCTCTACAATTATTTAGCCGATAATATTAAGGATAGTCTTTAA
- a CDS encoding HAD family hydrolase, with protein sequence MTKFETLIFIPEGSLLNEKLAQRTALSQTLAALNEGFGPKERLQYTEIQEQAKLLGLNERIELTLQTFCKANYQTAKPIFWQKLAHQTQLVKGAISFLEQIPDQVKLVLLAKEPKQVISTRITDSKLLNFFSACYFSEDFSDTFTQTILGQVLQAEPAINPATCLLIGTDLADEIQAANQANLASVWLAPKKVKLPINPRPTMHLTRLSDLLFYLNLS encoded by the coding sequence ATGACCAAATTTGAAACATTGATCTTCATCCCTGAAGGAAGTCTGCTAAATGAAAAACTAGCACAAAGAACAGCTCTTAGCCAGACCTTAGCAGCATTAAACGAAGGTTTTGGGCCTAAGGAACGTTTGCAGTACACTGAAATACAGGAACAAGCCAAGTTATTGGGACTAAATGAACGCATTGAATTAACTTTACAGACTTTTTGCAAAGCAAATTATCAAACTGCCAAACCAATCTTTTGGCAAAAATTAGCTCACCAAACCCAATTAGTCAAAGGCGCAATTTCCTTTTTAGAACAAATTCCGGACCAAGTAAAATTAGTTTTATTGGCTAAGGAACCCAAACAAGTTATTAGCACTCGCATAACAGATAGTAAATTGCTAAACTTTTTTAGTGCATGTTATTTTAGCGAAGATTTCTCTGATACTTTTACCCAAACAATTTTAGGGCAAGTATTGCAAGCAGAACCTGCAATTAATCCTGCAACCTGCTTGCTTATTGGAACAGACTTAGCTGACGAAATTCAGGCAGCCAATCAAGCCAATTTAGCCTCTGTTTGGCTTGCTCCCAAAAAAGTTAAGCTGCCGATTAATCCGCGTCCAACCATGCATCTAACTAGGTTAAGTGATTTATTATTCTACCTCAACCTAAGCTAG
- a CDS encoding histidine phosphatase family protein: MSTEVYLIRHGETMFNQLNKVQGWCDSPLTVKGINDLKRTAEALSQVHFDNMYSSDLKRAIDTVHLMKDANQVSEIGKIKKLPEFREVFFGSFEGDDVVDTWQQVGLAAGIGEETDVTKIINQVGIYEFRQATKKADPRHLAEDKEELDERMVRAVKVLTELTRNEKRVLLVSHGDFIKTLGIKYWRKSDGLHDIVFPDNGSVSRGILNDNGKFEIVDYNVNAKQL, encoded by the coding sequence ATGAGTACAGAAGTATATTTAATTCGCCATGGCGAAACCATGTTTAACCAACTAAATAAGGTCCAAGGTTGGTGTGATTCACCACTAACGGTAAAGGGTATCAATGATCTAAAACGGACAGCTGAGGCACTGAGCCAAGTCCATTTTGATAATATGTATTCTTCTGATTTAAAACGTGCAATTGACACGGTTCACTTGATGAAGGATGCTAACCAAGTCTCAGAAATTGGTAAAATTAAAAAGTTACCGGAATTTCGGGAAGTCTTTTTTGGCTCTTTTGAAGGTGATGATGTAGTTGATACCTGGCAGCAAGTTGGTCTAGCAGCTGGAATTGGTGAAGAAACGGATGTCACCAAGATTATTAATCAAGTTGGGATTTACGAATTTCGCCAGGCTACCAAAAAGGCTGATCCAAGGCACTTGGCTGAAGATAAAGAAGAATTAGATGAGCGCATGGTTCGAGCAGTTAAAGTGCTAACTGAATTGACTAGAAATGAGAAGCGGGTCTTATTGGTGTCACATGGTGACTTTATTAAAACACTAGGCATTAAGTATTGGCGCAAGAGTGATGGACTGCATGATATTGTTTTTCCTGACAATGGCAGTGTCAGTCGCGGGATTTTGAATGATAATGGTAAATTTGAAATTGTTGACTATAATGTTAATGCAAAACAGTTGTAG
- a CDS encoding cation diffusion facilitator family transporter codes for MKDQTTKRYFWVTLLNIVITIAEFCGGFISGSLSLLSDAVHNLSDVGAIIISFVAHLISNRKRNQIKTFGYERAETLAAFTNGIILILISLSLFAEAIERFWQPTKINGGVMLIVSIIGLLANVISMLTMHQDAQGSLNVRSTFLHMLSDALSSVAVVIGAIFIYFWQVSLLDPIMTLVVSIFVLREAYQITKQAANVLMESNPDIDLDQVNKIVLAIPAIKNIHHVHIWRYSDDYIMLDAHVNVAPDLTVQEFEKLTQQLSHDLQKLGINHLNFQAECDRGKYDEMIVSKQKSEN; via the coding sequence ATGAAAGATCAGACTACTAAACGCTATTTTTGGGTAACATTGCTCAATATCGTGATCACGATTGCTGAATTTTGTGGCGGCTTTATTTCAGGATCACTGTCCTTATTATCTGATGCCGTTCATAATCTGAGTGATGTTGGGGCAATTATTATTTCGTTTGTGGCGCATTTAATTAGTAATCGCAAGCGTAATCAAATTAAAACTTTTGGTTATGAGCGAGCCGAAACTTTAGCGGCGTTTACCAATGGTATTATCTTGATTTTAATTAGTTTGTCATTGTTTGCTGAAGCAATCGAACGTTTTTGGCAACCAACTAAAATCAATGGTGGCGTAATGTTAATTGTTTCGATAATTGGCTTACTGGCTAATGTCATTTCGATGTTGACCATGCATCAGGATGCACAGGGCAGCTTAAACGTCCGCTCAACTTTTTTGCATATGTTGAGTGATGCCTTATCAAGTGTAGCAGTGGTGATTGGTGCAATTTTCATTTACTTTTGGCAAGTTAGTCTGCTTGATCCAATCATGACGTTGGTAGTTTCTATTTTTGTTTTGCGTGAAGCCTATCAAATTACCAAGCAAGCAGCAAATGTGTTAATGGAATCTAATCCAGATATTGATTTAGATCAGGTAAATAAGATTGTGTTGGCAATTCCAGCAATTAAGAATATTCATCATGTTCATATCTGGCGTTATAGCGATGACTATATTATGTTAGACGCGCACGTTAATGTAGCACCGGATTTAACTGTGCAAGAGTTTGAAAAGCTAACGCAGCAACTCAGTCATGATTTACAAAAGTTGGGAATTAATCACCTTAATTTTCAAGCAGAGTGTGATCGTGGCAAATATGATGAAATGATTGTTTCAAAGCAAAAGTCAGAAAATTAG
- a CDS encoding 2,3-diphosphoglycerate-dependent phosphoglycerate mutase has translation MVKLVLVRHGESTANSANIYTGWNDVALTKKGRMQAENAGQLINQLADFKPTRLHTSILSRAIETANIIADVSNFLYLPITKTWRLNERNYGKLRGLNKDLSRQIYGEQQILKWRRGFYAVPPKGKPIIDRRYHNCDFAHLPQAESLYQTQQRLLPYYYNQIASRLAKAEDQLVVAHGSSLRALIKQLEKITDQEIVNLEVPNAEPIVYTLDDQLEIIDKKILS, from the coding sequence ATGGTCAAGTTAGTCTTGGTTAGGCATGGTGAAAGTACAGCTAATTCAGCCAATATCTACACCGGTTGGAACGATGTTGCACTAACCAAAAAGGGTCGGATGCAGGCTGAAAATGCAGGTCAATTGATTAACCAGCTAGCAGATTTTAAGCCGACACGATTGCATACTTCAATTTTGTCTCGGGCCATTGAAACAGCCAATATTATTGCAGATGTGAGTAATTTTTTATATTTGCCAATTACTAAGACTTGGCGATTAAATGAGCGGAATTATGGTAAATTACGTGGTCTTAATAAAGATCTGTCACGTCAGATTTATGGTGAACAGCAAATCTTGAAATGGCGGCGCGGCTTTTATGCAGTACCTCCTAAGGGAAAGCCAATCATTGATCGTCGCTATCATAACTGTGACTTTGCCCATCTGCCGCAGGCAGAGAGCCTGTATCAAACTCAGCAACGACTGTTGCCATACTATTATAATCAGATTGCCAGTCGTTTAGCTAAAGCAGAAGATCAATTGGTTGTCGCTCATGGTTCAAGTTTACGGGCACTGATTAAGCAATTAGAAAAAATCACTGATCAGGAAATTGTGAATCTTGAAGTCCCCAATGCTGAGCCAATTGTGTACACGTTAGATGATCAGCTAGAAATTATTGATAAAAAGATTTTGAGTTAA
- a CDS encoding AAA family ATPase — protein MRKIFLLRGAPGSGKSSFIARHHLQPYSISRDQIRLLLANLTYYYEEDTDYLHQVIPRYANKQTEQLVDFLVEEKMKRGETVIVDSTHIVTDNIEHYKPWVDRYRYELFVVDLMYHKSLRNLLNRNEVRKQYDWVKPDVIREMYLTYKDNFRLPEWVHVISPNQMDSALAQRESNLDRFAHVMAIPDQVAEADFPHVHISNFYFSFNDQFTAKYGTYRNVITIGKTKTEIVDEFRLPFFVFKFHHKHFLISAYPIRNEMLEPIKKVKGVWTYSTGLVNLADFAEKFPQSRPQEVHQFNLSKLHPDRLLHIW, from the coding sequence ATGCGTAAAATATTTTTATTACGAGGCGCACCTGGCTCCGGTAAATCTTCTTTCATTGCTCGTCACCACTTACAGCCATATTCAATCAGTCGTGATCAGATTAGATTATTATTGGCAAATTTAACCTATTATTATGAAGAAGATACCGATTACTTGCATCAAGTAATTCCGCGTTATGCAAACAAGCAGACGGAGCAGCTAGTTGACTTTCTCGTAGAAGAAAAAATGAAACGCGGTGAAACGGTAATTGTTGATAGCACACATATTGTGACAGACAATATTGAGCACTACAAACCGTGGGTCGATCGTTATCGTTATGAATTATTCGTTGTTGATTTGATGTATCATAAGAGTTTACGGAATTTGCTTAATCGTAATGAAGTGCGAAAGCAATATGATTGGGTCAAGCCAGATGTTATTAGGGAGATGTATTTAACATACAAGGATAATTTTCGACTCCCTGAATGGGTGCATGTGATTAGCCCTAACCAGATGGATAGTGCTTTGGCGCAAAGAGAAAGTAATTTGGATCGGTTTGCCCATGTGATGGCAATACCGGATCAAGTTGCTGAAGCGGATTTTCCTCATGTGCATATTTCTAATTTTTATTTTTCGTTTAATGATCAATTTACGGCCAAGTATGGCACTTATCGCAATGTGATTACGATTGGTAAAACTAAAACGGAAATCGTGGATGAATTTCGGTTACCATTTTTTGTCTTTAAATTTCATCACAAGCATTTTCTCATTTCAGCTTATCCCATTAGAAATGAAATGCTAGAACCAATCAAAAAGGTTAAGGGGGTCTGGACGTATTCAACTGGCTTGGTTAATTTAGCCGATTTTGCGGAAAAGTTTCCTCAAAGTCGACCGCAAGAGGTTCATCAATTTAATTTGAGTAAGTTGCATCCAGATCGATTGTTGCATATTTGGTAA
- a CDS encoding galactokinase has translation MQQVELVDEFLKVFGQKPTRLYFSPGRINLIGEHIDYNGGQVFPCAISLGIYGAVSPRSDRKFCFYSANFSELETIEVDLADLKYVQTDSWVNYAKGMLYSLLVNGYQLDHGLNIYVNGDIPDGAGLSSSAALEMLIGIIAKDQFKLNISKLALVKLGVKTENEFIGVNSGVMDQFAVALSQKDQAILLDTTTLAYQQVPLKLADNLIVIMNTNKRRELADSKYNERRKECEQALQILQNQLKLDSLSDLDSATLDEYSYLLPLKLLKRTRHVVSENNRTFLAKTALEDGDLARFGRLINASHVSLEYDYEVTGKELDTLVHAAWQQPGVLGARMTGAGFGGCAIALVQKGQVTAFQEQVGAIYEQKIGYPPSFYLAETADGAKVWQ, from the coding sequence ATGCAACAAGTAGAATTAGTAGATGAATTCTTGAAAGTTTTTGGGCAGAAGCCGACTAGGTTATATTTTTCACCCGGACGAATTAACTTAATAGGCGAGCATATTGATTATAATGGTGGGCAAGTTTTTCCATGTGCTATTTCCTTAGGAATTTATGGTGCAGTTAGTCCGCGAAGCGACCGTAAGTTTTGCTTTTACTCCGCCAATTTTAGTGAACTTGAGACAATTGAAGTAGATTTGGCTGATTTAAAATATGTTCAAACTGACTCTTGGGTAAATTATGCTAAAGGGATGTTGTATTCTTTATTGGTAAATGGCTATCAATTGGATCATGGCCTAAATATTTACGTTAATGGTGATATTCCTGATGGTGCCGGTTTGTCTTCTTCAGCGGCTTTAGAAATGTTGATTGGAATAATTGCCAAGGATCAATTTAAGTTAAATATTAGTAAACTCGCTTTGGTAAAATTAGGTGTCAAAACCGAAAATGAGTTTATTGGGGTAAATTCTGGCGTGATGGATCAATTTGCCGTGGCGCTTAGTCAAAAGGACCAGGCGATCTTACTTGATACCACCACCTTGGCTTACCAACAAGTACCGTTAAAACTGGCTGACAATTTAATTGTTATCATGAATACTAATAAACGTAGAGAACTAGCAGATTCGAAATACAATGAACGGCGAAAAGAATGTGAACAGGCACTGCAAATTTTGCAAAACCAATTAAAACTTGATTCACTTAGCGACCTCGATAGTGCAACACTTGATGAATATAGTTATCTGCTACCCCTAAAGCTGTTAAAGAGAACGCGTCATGTAGTTTCAGAAAATAATCGGACATTTCTAGCAAAGACGGCGCTAGAGGATGGTGATTTGGCCCGCTTTGGCCGCTTAATTAATGCTTCACATGTTTCACTAGAGTATGATTACGAGGTTACTGGCAAGGAACTTGATACTCTAGTACATGCGGCTTGGCAGCAGCCTGGGGTATTGGGTGCGCGAATGACTGGTGCTGGTTTTGGTGGCTGTGCAATTGCTTTGGTGCAAAAGGGGCAAGTCACTGCTTTTCAAGAACAGGTTGGTGCCATTTATGAACAAAAAATTGGTTATCCACCTTCATTTTACTTAGCTGAAACGGCTGATGGTGCAAAAGTTTGGCAATAA